In the genome of Leishmania major strain Friedlin complete genome, chromosome 22, the window ACTGGCTGCAGCCAGCGGTGCTCCAGCAGTGCACTGGGATGCGTGCGCGGGGCACTCTCAGCCACACACGCTCTGTCCTGCACGCCTTCCATGTCTCTTCTCTACTCCATGTCTTTCCCGTatccaccctcccctcccggCCTACACTTTCTATCGAAGCAGCATCCACCACTTCGCACAGCACAACAAAGCACTGCCATTTGATACGCGCGCGTCATTCATACACGGCGCCcgagtctctctctctctctgtgtgtgtgtgtgtgtgtgtgtgtggccctTCCCTCGCCAGACATGGGTGTCCTCTGCAACACGGCGAGCAACCCTGACCAACGGACCGCCACGTACATCCCGGCACTCAGGGCGCTCACGGACAACTACTTCGCTACTCACAACCCGAACGAAAAATGAGTCTGCCCTCTTTTTTGCTTCGCTGCGagtggcgctgcgcagcatgcTGCACTGCAGCAGGGAAGAGGTGGGCGAACTTCTAATCGATTCTTGCAAACGCAGCGTGGGCACAAGCGTCGAGCTCGACACGCTCCTGTCGAACAAAAACACATCAAAGGTGGCGCCAGATGCTACGGCTGCCACGATCATGCAGGTGAGGATGATGTACGGCAAGGACGATAGCGGCGATTTGAGCTACGCCGAGATGACGCGTCTGGTCGAGGGGCTCAGCTCTTCGAAGGACTTGACAGAACGAATCTTGAAGCCCTTCGAGGACGACAATCGCCACACCATCGCCTTTTCCGAGTTTGCGAAGGTGTACTCGAACGCCGTGAGTTTCAAGGAGCTCGGCTACGTCTTCCAGGATTTGGCAGGTGGTCAGCAGACCATCTCTCGAGACACCTTCGCCAGCTTTGTCTGCGACATCCAAGATGAGGACTGGGATGCCGAGACTCTCAACGAGAAGCTCGCTCTTATGGGCTGCGTCGGCATCGACGGCATCACCGAGAACAACTTCGTCGGGTACATTATGAGTCCCTACTTCGACTTCGCGATGGAGAAGAAGCTGACGGGCGTCTACCAGGACATGGACCAGATCATGTGCTGCTACTTCATCAGCTCCTCACACAACACGTACCTCACCGGGGACCAGCTCACGAGCAAATCCTCCGCCCAGATGTACAAAAAAGGTGCTTCTCGACGGGTGCCGGTGCGCGAAGCTTGATTTGCCGGAACGGCCCTCACGGCGAGCCGATTGTGTGCCACGGCTACACCCGCACTTCCTGTATAGCCTTCGAAGAGTGCGTTAAGATGATTCGTCAGTACGCCTTCACCGCTTCCGCATACCTCGTGATACTCTCGCTGGGGGTTCACACTtcggtggagcagcaggaTAAGATGGCGGAGATTCTAGAAGAAGGGCTGGGCTCGCTGCTCTTCTGGCCTCCGTGGGGCTCCAACGAGAAGCCCACCATGGCCTTTTCGCCCAACAACTTGAAGAACAAAATCCTCGTGAAAGCCAAGCGCGGCGACTTCCCAGCCCGCGAGCCTCGCGTCGACAAAGACGACGATGCAACCGAGACGGACTCGATGGCCAGCACAAACAACGCCGACTACCTGAAAATGAAGGAGGCTCGCAGGAAGGCCGGGAAGGACGAGGTCCGGGTGTCAGCGAAGCTGTCTGCCATCGTCTCCATCGAGTCCAGCAAGTACCAGGGCGTCAAGGACTTATCATACCTGAAGGAcaagcagccgcaccactgCTCTTCGTActcagagaggaaggggaaggCCATCGTCCGCGAGGCCCACAACGCGCTGGTGTGCATCAACGACACGTGCCTTAGCCGCGTCTTCCCTGCTGGCTCGCGCATCGACAGCAGCAACTACAGGCCGCTGCTTTACTGGGTGTCTGGATGCCAGATGGTGGCCATCAATTGGCAGTCCAGCGATACCTTCGGCTGGCGCCTCAACGGCTGCATTTTCCTCgacagcggctgctgcgg includes:
- a CDS encoding putative phosphoinositide-specific phospholipase C; translated protein: MLHCSREEVGELLIDSCKRSVGTSVELDTLLSNKNTSKVAPDATAATIMQVRMMYGKDDSGDLSYAEMTRLVEGLSSSKDLTERILKPFEDDNRHTIAFSEFAKVYSNAVSFKELGYVFQDLAGGQQTISRDTFASFVCDIQDEDWDAETLNEKLALMGCVGIDGITENNFVGYIMSPYFDFAMEKKLTGVYQDMDQIMCCYFISSSHNTYLTGDQLTSKSSAQMYKKGASRRVPVREAICRNGPHGEPIVCHGYTRTSCIAFEECVKMIRQYAFTASAYLVILSLGVHTSVEQQDKMAEILEEGLGSLLFWPPWGSNEKPTMAFSPNNLKNKILVKAKRGDFPAREPRVDKDDDATETDSMASTNNADYLKMKEARRKAGKDEVRVSAKLSAIVSIESSKYQGVKDLSYLKDKQPHHCSSYSERKGKAIVREAHNALVCINDTCLSRVFPAGSRIDSSNYRPLLYWVSGCQMVAINWQSSDTFGWRLNGCIFLDSGCCGYLLKPDYLRPVTCPDVAVPEYLRSLTVEVIWGFALPSAKQARGCRPVCDSFPRGP